From a single Halogeometricum sp. S3BR5-2 genomic region:
- a CDS encoding heavy metal translocating P-type ATPase translates to MSHRTSRIDVQGMSCANCSQTVSGAVESLDGVREANVNFATDEGSVEYDPDVVSLGDIYAAIEESGYDPVAETTTIAVTDMSCANCSETVQGALEGTPGVVSADVNFATDEAQVTYNPAEATLSDLYDAIEESGYSPVREDGDDEESSEDKRDAARKAEIRKQLRLTLFGAALSAPLLFFLVEKLLLGGSVLPDEVFGVDFGWVEFALATPVQLVLGRPFYRNSYKALVKNRTANMDVLIALGSSTAYVYSVAVLLGLLASEGLYFDTAALILVFITLGNYLEARSKGQAGEALRTLLEMEADEATVVDDDGTEREVPVEEVEVGDRMKVRPGEQIPTDGVVVDGQSAVDESMVTGESVPVEKGEGDEVVGSTINENGVLVVEATKVGEDTALQQIVQTVKEAQSRQPEIQNLADRISAYFVPAVILNALVWGAVWYLFPEALAGFVGSLPLWGLVGGGPAALSAFEFAVVVFASSVLIACPCALGLATPAATMVGTTIGAQNGVLFKGGDVLERAKDVDTVVFDKTGTLTEGAMELTDVVVFGDDGAPVADGGEAAPDGGQLTARDRLDEDDVLRLAAIAESGSEHPLARAIVSGAEERGIDVTDPEDFENVPGHGVRATVDGSDVLVGNRKLLRDNDIDPSPAAETMERLENEGKTAMLVARLPADGGAGELLGVVADADTVKESAKEAVAALRERGTDVMMLTGDNERTARAVAEQVGIDPANVRAEVLPEDKSDAVESIQNEGRQAMMVGDGVNDAPALAVAYVGTAIGSGTDVAIEAADVTLMRDDPLDVVKAIRISEGTLQKIKQNLFWALGYNTAMIPLASLGLLQPVLAAGAMAVSSVSVLTNSLLFRRYTPDRDYELLGFLRR, encoded by the coding sequence ATGAGTCACCGCACCAGCCGAATCGACGTACAAGGGATGAGTTGTGCGAACTGTTCGCAGACGGTGTCCGGCGCCGTCGAGTCGCTGGACGGCGTGCGGGAGGCGAACGTCAACTTCGCCACCGACGAGGGGTCCGTCGAGTACGACCCCGACGTCGTCTCGCTGGGCGACATCTACGCGGCCATCGAAGAGTCCGGCTACGACCCCGTAGCGGAGACGACCACTATCGCCGTTACGGACATGTCGTGTGCGAACTGCTCGGAGACCGTGCAGGGTGCGTTAGAGGGGACCCCCGGCGTCGTTTCCGCGGACGTGAACTTCGCTACCGACGAGGCGCAGGTGACGTACAACCCCGCCGAGGCGACGCTGTCGGACCTCTACGACGCAATCGAGGAGTCCGGCTACTCGCCCGTCCGGGAAGACGGCGACGACGAGGAATCCTCGGAGGACAAACGCGACGCCGCCCGGAAGGCCGAAATCCGGAAACAGCTCCGACTGACGCTGTTCGGCGCGGCGCTCTCGGCCCCGTTGCTGTTCTTCCTCGTGGAGAAACTGCTCCTCGGGGGGAGCGTGCTCCCGGACGAGGTGTTCGGCGTCGACTTCGGGTGGGTCGAGTTCGCCCTGGCGACGCCCGTTCAGTTGGTCCTCGGGCGGCCGTTCTATCGGAACTCGTACAAGGCGCTCGTGAAGAACCGCACGGCGAACATGGACGTGCTCATCGCGTTAGGGTCGTCCACCGCGTACGTCTACTCCGTCGCGGTCCTCCTCGGACTGCTGGCCAGCGAGGGGCTGTACTTCGATACGGCCGCGCTCATCCTCGTGTTCATCACGCTCGGCAACTACCTCGAAGCCCGCTCGAAGGGACAGGCTGGCGAGGCCCTTCGGACGCTTCTGGAGATGGAGGCCGACGAGGCCACCGTCGTCGACGACGACGGAACCGAACGCGAGGTCCCCGTCGAGGAGGTCGAGGTCGGCGACCGGATGAAGGTCCGCCCCGGCGAGCAGATTCCGACCGACGGCGTCGTCGTCGACGGGCAGTCGGCGGTCGACGAGTCGATGGTCACCGGCGAGTCCGTCCCCGTCGAGAAGGGCGAGGGCGACGAGGTCGTCGGCTCCACGATAAACGAGAACGGCGTGCTCGTCGTGGAGGCGACGAAGGTCGGTGAGGACACGGCGCTCCAGCAAATCGTGCAGACGGTGAAGGAGGCGCAGTCGCGCCAGCCCGAGATTCAGAACCTCGCGGACCGCATCTCGGCGTACTTCGTCCCCGCGGTCATCCTGAACGCCCTGGTCTGGGGCGCCGTCTGGTATCTGTTCCCCGAAGCGCTCGCCGGGTTCGTCGGGTCGCTCCCGCTGTGGGGACTGGTCGGCGGTGGCCCCGCGGCGCTGTCGGCGTTCGAGTTCGCCGTCGTCGTGTTCGCCTCGTCCGTCCTCATCGCCTGCCCGTGCGCGCTCGGTCTGGCGACGCCCGCGGCGACGATGGTCGGCACGACCATCGGCGCGCAGAACGGCGTCCTGTTCAAGGGCGGCGACGTGCTCGAACGCGCGAAGGACGTGGACACGGTCGTCTTCGACAAGACGGGCACCCTGACCGAAGGGGCGATGGAACTGACCGACGTGGTGGTGTTCGGAGACGACGGAGCGCCCGTGGCCGACGGCGGCGAAGCGGCTCCCGACGGGGGTCAGTTGACCGCCCGTGACCGCCTCGACGAGGACGACGTGCTGCGCCTCGCGGCTATCGCCGAGAGCGGGAGCGAACACCCACTCGCCCGCGCCATCGTCAGCGGCGCGGAGGAACGCGGTATCGACGTGACCGACCCCGAAGACTTCGAGAACGTTCCCGGCCACGGCGTCAGGGCGACCGTCGACGGCAGCGACGTGCTGGTCGGGAACCGAAAGCTCCTCCGCGACAACGACATCGACCCCTCGCCGGCGGCGGAGACGATGGAGCGACTGGAGAACGAGGGGAAGACGGCGATGCTCGTCGCGCGACTCCCCGCGGACGGCGGAGCGGGCGAACTGCTCGGCGTCGTCGCCGACGCGGACACGGTCAAAGAGAGCGCGAAGGAGGCAGTCGCGGCGCTCCGCGAACGCGGCACCGACGTGATGATGCTCACCGGCGACAACGAACGGACGGCGCGGGCGGTGGCCGAACAGGTCGGTATCGACCCGGCGAACGTCCGCGCGGAGGTCCTCCCCGAGGACAAATCCGACGCCGTGGAGTCGATTCAGAACGAGGGTCGGCAGGCGATGATGGTCGGCGACGGCGTCAACGACGCCCCGGCCCTCGCCGTCGCGTACGTCGGCACGGCCATCGGCAGCGGTACCGACGTGGCCATCGAAGCGGCCGACGTGACGCTGATGCGTGACGACCCCCTCGACGTCGTGAAGGCCATCCGCATCTCCGAGGGGACGCTTCAGAAGATAAAGCAGAACCTCTTCTGGGCGCTCGGCTACAACACGGCGATGATTCCGCTGGCCTCGCTCGGCCTGCTTCAACCCGTGCTGGCGGCCGGCGCGATGGCCGTCTCCTCGGTGTCGGTGCTCACGAACAGCCTGCTGTTCCGGCGCTATACCCCCGACCGCGACTACGAACTGCTCGGGTTCCTGCGTCGGTAG
- a CDS encoding helix-turn-helix domain-containing protein, whose translation MAELLPFVGDGGSIEVDNAFYVEDGEWLESFTVASTEEVDLAARFEEVSGVSVFYTQSIPSGSAGTHLARAVVFANEPYPYVLETVLRRHAIPNRLVVERGTVSVIATVAEWDDFRDLADDVEEKYGRFDLLKVNETDRPGEPLDSGRLTDVLVSKFSDHQIDVLETAYTMGYFSVPREASAQEVADALGIQQSTFSERIRTAQHTLFELIFSTR comes from the coding sequence GTGGCCGAACTGCTGCCGTTCGTCGGCGACGGGGGGAGCATCGAGGTTGACAACGCCTTCTACGTCGAGGACGGCGAGTGGTTGGAGTCGTTCACCGTCGCCTCGACGGAGGAAGTGGACCTCGCGGCGCGTTTCGAGGAGGTGTCGGGCGTCTCCGTCTTCTACACGCAGTCCATCCCCTCCGGGTCGGCGGGCACGCACCTCGCCCGCGCCGTCGTCTTCGCCAACGAACCTTACCCCTACGTCCTCGAAACCGTGCTGCGGCGGCACGCGATACCCAACCGTCTGGTCGTCGAGAGGGGGACGGTCAGCGTCATCGCGACGGTGGCCGAGTGGGACGACTTCAGAGACTTGGCCGACGACGTCGAGGAGAAGTACGGCCGGTTCGACCTGCTGAAGGTGAACGAGACGGACCGACCGGGCGAACCGCTGGACAGCGGCCGTCTCACGGACGTCCTCGTCTCGAAGTTCAGCGACCACCAGATAGACGTGCTGGAGACGGCGTACACGATGGGCTACTTCTCCGTCCCCCGCGAGGCGTCGGCGCAGGAGGTGGCCGACGCCCTCGGAATCCAGCAGTCCACGTTCAGCGAGCGCATCCGCACGGCGCAACACACGCTCTTCGAACTCATATTCTCGACTCGTTGA
- a CDS encoding ABC transporter substrate-binding protein produces MGDDDRRSDPEGGPGTTRRRCLRAVAGLGAAGVTGLSGCVGGGSGPVSLEPDVPAGTRETVETKYWHDWPTVDAESPPMEYTARAGAVLDPVTIEFSTEDDPWMREHAFMFQRSLRDLGVRPELDNRPLNQLYAQSWATNGLENMISMSTHGPDPQRGLDPNPLLMRRYKSSPSNYDNYWHPKLNEILDEQRRLTGNRERRKELVDRAQAVFAEDVGALITLFPDVITAVNERKWDGYVMTPGNGPTGDAFQWSEVNLQPQTGETAYVKGTSTSMNSLNLPWAAGGAEAKRLTYIYDGLFDASPDLEVVPALATSAEFVDDTTVEMTLREGVTWHDGEAFTAEDVKFSVDFYNEHSAVSQAPFYGPIDSVERLGSHEVRFNLSRPDASFLTQRVVRSAIIPKHRWEDVENPTQYSPTEPVGTGPFEFGRWSQSSKFVVERNDDHWTWDDDWRAEHLGDAAARGPGIDRVIWVNVGNVNALIGGLQNEKIDAVAGRLSNTQAERAADTSGVEKRVADNFAPLDTKLMFSTPLIRDKEFRIALAKAVDKEGFVTQVLQNRATVPPGENFISDLTIWTNAETKNYEYDPEAARGILASAGYTWDGEGNLRFPNGEAWAAFVERVQNGNCHRRRTELNQPDFADAAEDSDQ; encoded by the coding sequence ATGGGCGATGATGACAGACGAAGCGACCCGGAAGGCGGACCGGGGACGACCCGGCGGCGGTGTCTGCGGGCCGTCGCGGGACTCGGTGCCGCCGGCGTGACCGGCCTGTCCGGATGCGTCGGCGGCGGGTCCGGTCCCGTCAGCCTCGAACCGGACGTCCCCGCGGGCACGCGGGAGACCGTCGAGACGAAGTACTGGCACGACTGGCCGACCGTCGACGCGGAGTCGCCGCCGATGGAGTACACGGCGCGGGCCGGCGCGGTTCTCGACCCGGTGACCATCGAGTTCTCCACGGAGGACGACCCCTGGATGCGCGAACACGCGTTCATGTTCCAGCGGTCGCTCCGCGACCTCGGCGTCAGGCCCGAACTCGACAACCGACCGCTCAACCAACTGTACGCGCAGAGCTGGGCGACGAACGGGTTGGAGAACATGATATCGATGAGCACCCACGGGCCGGACCCTCAGCGCGGACTCGACCCGAACCCGCTCTTGATGCGGCGGTACAAATCCAGCCCGTCGAACTACGACAACTACTGGCATCCGAAGCTCAACGAGATTCTCGACGAGCAGCGCCGCCTGACCGGGAACCGGGAGCGACGGAAAGAACTCGTCGACCGGGCGCAGGCCGTCTTCGCAGAGGACGTGGGGGCGCTCATCACGCTGTTCCCGGACGTCATCACGGCCGTCAACGAGCGCAAGTGGGACGGCTACGTGATGACGCCCGGTAACGGGCCGACGGGCGACGCGTTCCAGTGGTCGGAGGTGAACCTCCAGCCCCAGACGGGCGAGACGGCCTACGTGAAGGGCACGTCGACGTCGATGAACTCGCTGAACCTGCCGTGGGCGGCGGGCGGGGCGGAGGCCAAACGGCTCACCTACATCTACGACGGCCTGTTCGACGCCTCGCCGGACCTCGAAGTCGTCCCGGCCCTCGCCACGTCTGCAGAGTTCGTCGACGACACCACCGTCGAGATGACGCTCCGCGAGGGCGTGACGTGGCACGACGGCGAGGCGTTCACCGCCGAGGACGTGAAGTTCTCCGTGGACTTCTACAACGAGCACTCGGCGGTGAGTCAGGCGCCGTTCTACGGCCCCATCGACTCCGTCGAACGGTTGGGGAGCCACGAGGTGCGCTTCAACCTCTCTCGACCGGACGCGTCGTTCCTGACCCAGCGAGTCGTCCGCAGCGCCATCATCCCGAAGCACCGCTGGGAGGACGTCGAGAACCCCACGCAGTACAGCCCCACCGAACCCGTCGGCACCGGACCCTTCGAGTTCGGCAGGTGGTCGCAGAGCAGCAAGTTCGTCGTCGAGCGCAACGACGACCACTGGACGTGGGACGACGACTGGCGCGCCGAACACCTCGGCGACGCCGCCGCGCGCGGCCCCGGAATCGACCGGGTCATCTGGGTGAACGTCGGCAACGTCAACGCGCTCATCGGCGGCCTCCAGAACGAGAAGATAGACGCCGTCGCCGGCCGCCTGTCGAACACGCAGGCCGAACGCGCCGCCGATACGTCGGGCGTCGAGAAGCGCGTCGCGGACAACTTCGCTCCTTTGGACACGAAGCTCATGTTCTCGACGCCGCTGATCCGCGACAAGGAGTTCCGCATCGCGCTTGCGAAAGCCGTCGACAAGGAGGGCTTCGTGACGCAGGTGCTCCAGAACCGCGCGACGGTCCCGCCGGGGGAGAACTTCATCTCCGACCTGACGATTTGGACCAACGCCGAGACGAAGAACTACGAGTACGACCCGGAAGCGGCCCGCGGAATCCTCGCCAGCGCGGGGTACACGTGGGACGGGGAGGGCAACCTCCGCTTCCCGAACGGCGAGGCGTGGGCGGCGTTCGTCGAACGCGTCCAGAACGGCAACTGCCACCGCCGCAGGACCGAACTGAATCAACCCGACTTCGCGGACGCAGCGGAGGACTCAGACCAATGA
- a CDS encoding ABC transporter permease: MSQFQRFLAKRIGIAAALTLVAVTIIFFTLRLLPGSPFTQLVASGNLSEQQVAEILSLYGLNQPLHEQYLIYLQNLLTFQFGYSIRQTRPVWEILGPKLFNTLILLVPALVTTAVLSTLLGMYAGWNRGSWLETGSIVTTTFLRSTPVFITALLFIIVFSYTLDLVPAFGMREITASPDGFAATYLSVDFLHHYLLPFTVAVLYYSGDFLLLARNGVVEQKGSEFLKLHKAKGLSETEQLLRTGRNSLLPVLTYFALRLGMIFQGLILLEVVFGWPGIGRQLVTSISQQDFPVVQAAVFLMALAVIVMNLVADVLSAYFDPAVTAGGGS, from the coding sequence ATGAGTCAGTTCCAGCGGTTCCTCGCCAAGCGCATCGGCATCGCGGCGGCGCTCACCTTGGTCGCCGTCACTATCATCTTCTTCACCCTCCGACTGCTCCCCGGGAGCCCGTTCACGCAACTGGTGGCCTCGGGGAACCTCTCCGAACAGCAGGTCGCGGAGATTCTGTCCCTCTACGGGCTGAACCAACCCCTGCACGAGCAGTACCTCATCTACCTCCAGAACCTGCTCACCTTCCAGTTCGGCTACTCCATCCGGCAGACCCGACCCGTCTGGGAGATTCTCGGGCCGAAGCTGTTCAACACGCTGATACTGCTCGTGCCCGCCCTCGTGACGACGGCGGTGCTGAGCACCCTGCTCGGGATGTACGCCGGGTGGAACCGCGGGTCGTGGCTGGAGACGGGGAGCATCGTCACGACGACGTTCCTCCGCTCGACGCCCGTGTTCATCACGGCGCTGCTGTTCATCATCGTGTTCTCGTACACGCTCGACCTCGTCCCCGCGTTCGGGATGCGCGAGATAACCGCCAGTCCGGACGGCTTCGCGGCCACCTACCTCTCGGTGGACTTCCTGCACCACTACCTCCTCCCGTTCACGGTGGCGGTGCTGTACTACAGCGGCGACTTCCTCCTCTTGGCGCGTAACGGCGTCGTCGAGCAGAAGGGCTCGGAGTTCCTGAAACTTCACAAGGCGAAGGGACTCTCGGAGACGGAGCAACTGCTGCGGACGGGGCGGAACTCGCTTTTGCCCGTCCTCACCTACTTCGCGCTCCGGCTGGGGATGATATTCCAGGGGCTCATCCTCCTCGAAGTCGTGTTCGGGTGGCCCGGCATCGGCCGCCAACTCGTCACGTCCATCTCCCAGCAGGACTTCCCCGTCGTGCAGGCGGCGGTGTTCCTGATGGCGCTTGCGGTCATCGTCATGAACCTCGTCGCCGACGTGCTGTCGGCGTACTTCGACCCCGCCGTCACCGCGGGAGGTGGGAGCTAA
- a CDS encoding ABC transporter permease, with translation MSVDSVEPVRSWVRSGADRIASSLRFVVGDTPAAVGLVVLVTFAFLGVFGPAIAPHDPIRYSVQTGQGAIARLQSPTLAAPFGTTAYGKDVFSQFLAGARPTFVVGLFGGVATGGVGFLVGLVAGYFGGTVDEVLMRLTDLTFSLPFMPMALLLLTFVQPNIWVITAIVAAFLWKMPARVIRSEVLSVSERTFVRSAKASGAGHLRTMFVHVAPNVLPIAFLYTAYGVAWSIAAQASLAFLGFGDPTTTSWGRMLRQVFASGSIRVAWWWVIPPAVGIAAVTTSVFLIGRAYEEVINPEISEQSQ, from the coding sequence ATGTCCGTCGACAGCGTCGAACCCGTGCGCTCGTGGGTCCGGTCCGGCGCGGACCGAATCGCGTCGAGCCTCCGGTTCGTGGTCGGCGACACGCCCGCGGCCGTCGGCCTCGTCGTCCTCGTGACGTTCGCGTTCCTCGGGGTGTTCGGTCCCGCCATCGCGCCGCACGACCCCATCCGCTACAGCGTCCAGACGGGACAGGGGGCCATCGCGCGCCTCCAGTCCCCGACGCTCGCCGCCCCCTTCGGCACGACGGCCTACGGGAAGGACGTGTTCAGCCAGTTCCTCGCCGGCGCCCGTCCGACGTTCGTCGTCGGCCTGTTCGGCGGGGTGGCGACGGGCGGCGTCGGGTTCCTCGTCGGCCTCGTCGCGGGCTACTTCGGCGGCACGGTCGACGAGGTGCTGATGCGCCTGACCGACCTGACGTTCTCGCTTCCGTTCATGCCGATGGCGCTGCTGCTGTTGACGTTCGTCCAGCCGAACATCTGGGTCATCACGGCCATCGTCGCGGCGTTCCTCTGGAAGATGCCCGCGCGGGTCATCCGCTCGGAGGTGCTTTCAGTCTCGGAACGGACGTTCGTGCGGTCGGCGAAGGCCAGCGGCGCGGGCCACCTGCGGACGATGTTCGTCCACGTCGCGCCGAACGTCCTCCCCATCGCGTTCCTGTACACGGCGTACGGCGTCGCGTGGTCCATCGCCGCGCAGGCCAGCCTCGCGTTCCTCGGCTTCGGCGACCCGACGACGACGAGTTGGGGCCGGATGCTCCGACAGGTGTTCGCCTCCGGCAGCATCCGCGTCGCGTGGTGGTGGGTGATTCCGCCCGCCGTCGGCATCGCCGCGGTCACGACGTCGGTGTTCCTCATCGGCCGCGCCTACGAGGAAGTCATCAACCCCGAAATCAGCGAGCAATCACAATGA
- a CDS encoding ABC transporter ATP-binding protein, translating to MSLLEVEDLTVTYGSDDGRVHAVNGVSFEIREGVNYGLAGESGSGKSTAAEALLGLLPNNGRVDAGSVTFKGQDLLSMSDEERRDVLWEEIAYIPQSAMDSLDPVMTCGAQIRQAIQKHRNVSDAKARDRVRELFEMVGLDPDRTEQYPHEFSGGMRQRVTIAMALALEPDLIVADEPTTGLDVVVQDKIVDTILEIQERIDSSLLLITHEIGVIAETCDELSILYGGTVMEQGSVDNVLVNPTNPYTMGLKNSFPEVERLSEDPVAIPGSPPSLDAPPTECVFADRCPFETEECTDSEPPLVDLPNRNHRSACHHVDRAARMRREAADPETWGVDPAEEAAADGEAEEILRVDELEKWYSTNQSLFDQLRGEEPPQVKAVDGVSFSLHRSEILGVAGESGCGKSTLGETVAMLEEPTGGDVEFDGKSVEEYQRGGMKEFRRKAQIIFQDPFDSLNPRQTVRQLVTEPLKIHDLAEGRQTEKATETLERVGLTPAEGFLDDYPHELSGGQRQRVAIARALVLDPDFLVCDEPASMLDVSLKVNLLNLLRDLADEDDIGIVYISHDLASLSQVSDRLAVMYLGRIVEMGETERVVSEPKHPYASALLSAAPEKDPSKDRDRVLLDGEPPDPVDLPEGCTFAPRCPKATEECREAEPGLGEAADADGDHTAACYFPVDEDGPSDAPANASASNTSADD from the coding sequence ATGAGCCTACTCGAAGTCGAAGACCTGACGGTGACGTACGGTTCGGACGACGGCCGCGTGCACGCGGTCAACGGCGTGTCGTTCGAGATACGCGAGGGCGTCAACTACGGCCTCGCCGGCGAAAGCGGGTCCGGCAAGTCCACGGCCGCCGAGGCGCTCCTCGGTCTGCTGCCGAACAACGGCCGGGTCGACGCCGGGTCGGTCACGTTCAAGGGGCAGGACCTGCTCTCGATGTCCGACGAGGAGCGCCGGGACGTGCTCTGGGAGGAGATAGCGTACATCCCGCAGAGCGCGATGGACTCGCTCGACCCGGTGATGACCTGCGGCGCGCAGATTCGGCAGGCGATACAGAAACACCGGAACGTCTCCGACGCGAAGGCGCGCGACCGGGTGCGCGAACTGTTCGAGATGGTCGGCCTCGACCCCGACCGGACCGAGCAGTACCCCCACGAGTTCTCCGGCGGGATGCGCCAGCGGGTCACCATCGCCATGGCGCTGGCGCTGGAACCGGATCTCATCGTCGCCGACGAACCGACGACGGGCCTGGACGTGGTCGTGCAGGACAAAATCGTCGACACGATACTGGAGATACAGGAGCGCATCGACAGTTCGCTGCTGCTCATCACGCACGAAATCGGCGTCATCGCGGAGACGTGCGACGAACTCTCCATCCTCTACGGGGGGACGGTGATGGAGCAGGGCAGCGTCGACAACGTGCTCGTCAACCCGACGAACCCGTACACGATGGGGCTGAAGAACTCCTTCCCGGAGGTCGAACGCCTCTCGGAGGACCCGGTGGCGATTCCGGGGTCGCCCCCGAGCCTCGACGCGCCGCCGACGGAGTGCGTGTTCGCCGACCGCTGCCCGTTCGAGACCGAGGAGTGCACCGACTCGGAACCCCCGCTGGTCGACCTTCCGAACCGCAACCATCGCTCGGCCTGCCACCACGTCGACCGGGCCGCGCGGATGCGGCGGGAGGCGGCCGACCCGGAGACGTGGGGCGTCGACCCCGCCGAGGAGGCGGCCGCGGACGGGGAGGCCGAAGAAATCCTCCGCGTCGACGAGTTGGAGAAGTGGTACTCGACGAATCAGTCGCTGTTCGACCAACTCCGCGGCGAGGAACCGCCGCAGGTGAAGGCCGTCGACGGCGTGTCGTTCTCGCTGCACCGCTCGGAGATTCTCGGCGTCGCGGGCGAGAGCGGGTGCGGGAAGTCGACGCTCGGCGAGACGGTCGCCATGCTCGAAGAGCCGACGGGCGGCGACGTCGAGTTCGACGGCAAGAGCGTCGAGGAGTACCAGCGCGGCGGGATGAAGGAGTTCAGGCGAAAGGCGCAGATAATCTTTCAGGACCCCTTCGACTCGCTGAACCCGCGGCAGACGGTCCGGCAGCTCGTGACCGAGCCGCTGAAGATTCACGACCTCGCCGAGGGGCGACAGACGGAGAAGGCCACGGAGACGCTCGAACGCGTCGGGTTGACGCCCGCCGAGGGGTTCCTCGACGACTACCCGCACGAACTGTCCGGAGGGCAGCGACAGCGCGTCGCCATCGCCCGCGCCCTCGTGCTCGACCCGGACTTCCTCGTCTGCGACGAACCGGCGTCGATGCTGGACGTCTCCCTCAAGGTCAACCTCCTCAACCTGCTCCGCGACCTGGCCGACGAGGACGACATCGGCATCGTCTACATCTCCCACGACCTCGCCAGCCTCTCGCAGGTGTCGGACCGACTCGCCGTCATGTACCTCGGTCGGATCGTCGAGATGGGCGAGACCGAACGCGTCGTCTCGGAGCCGAAGCATCCGTACGCGTCCGCGCTCCTCTCGGCGGCGCCCGAGAAGGACCCCTCGAAGGACAGAGACCGCGTCCTCCTGGACGGCGAACCCCCGGACCCGGTCGACCTGCCCGAGGGCTGTACGTTCGCGCCTCGCTGCCCCAAGGCGACCGAGGAGTGCCGCGAGGCCGAACCCGGTCTCGGGGAGGCCGCCGACGCGGACGGCGACCACACCGCCGCGTGTTACTTCCCCGTCGACGAGGACGGACCGAGCGACGCCCCCGCGAACGCCTCGGCCTCGAACACCTCCGCGGACGACTGA
- a CDS encoding SLC13 family permease, with the protein MPDDARADDEPTLARADALGIAAAVAVLAWGALAEPSAFAPNAQDVMAVFGFALVLWLTEAVPYVVSSTLAVVLLVVFGAAPSFAVAASGFASSLVFFLLLVFLLGAAIDEVNLDRWFASRLRSTGGSAARPFRSLASNLFALAFLMPSAVARAVTFVPVVRRVRDAYGLDPGGGFERSSFLVLGHVNPVASLALMTGGGMALVTAEIVRSGSQSVTWLEWAALMIPPVAALYALSAATAGYLYGAAAADASVGEGVESDGGTAGGTVGALTRDQRIVAATMAGAVCLWLLGSLTGLPAIVPAALAVAVLALPGIEILTAADAADVSWGILFVVGAMFSVLDRMEATGALGTIVEAATGAVPFHAMPHWQGAAVLLGVAVCVRALFSTGSAAMLVVLPVALRIGGEIGLNRLFLALAVVLVVGSTTVFPFNTTAVLVSMEEGPLDGFDVLAFGLVTMLYSLVVVAVAWAVYWPAVTAALG; encoded by the coding sequence ATGCCCGACGACGCTCGCGCCGACGACGAACCGACCCTCGCCCGAGCGGACGCGCTCGGAATCGCCGCCGCCGTCGCCGTCCTCGCGTGGGGCGCGCTGGCGGAACCGTCGGCGTTCGCGCCGAACGCGCAGGACGTGATGGCGGTGTTCGGCTTCGCGCTGGTGCTGTGGCTCACGGAGGCCGTCCCGTACGTCGTCTCCAGCACCCTCGCCGTCGTGCTGCTCGTCGTCTTCGGCGCCGCCCCGTCGTTCGCCGTCGCGGCGTCCGGGTTCGCCTCCTCGCTCGTGTTCTTCCTCCTCCTCGTGTTCCTCCTCGGGGCCGCCATCGACGAGGTGAACCTCGACCGCTGGTTCGCGTCCCGACTGCGCTCGACCGGGGGGAGCGCCGCGCGGCCGTTCCGGTCGCTCGCGTCGAACCTGTTCGCGCTCGCCTTCCTCATGCCGTCGGCGGTGGCCCGCGCCGTCACGTTCGTTCCCGTGGTCAGGCGGGTCCGCGACGCCTACGGCCTCGACCCCGGCGGCGGCTTCGAGCGCTCCTCCTTCCTCGTGCTCGGACACGTCAACCCCGTCGCCTCGCTGGCGCTCATGACCGGCGGGGGAATGGCGCTGGTGACGGCCGAAATCGTCCGCTCGGGCTCCCAAAGCGTCACGTGGCTGGAGTGGGCCGCGCTGATGATTCCCCCCGTCGCCGCGCTGTACGCGCTCTCTGCGGCGACGGCCGGCTACCTCTACGGCGCCGCCGCCGCGGACGCGTCGGTCGGTGAGGGCGTCGAATCGGACGGAGGCACGGCGGGCGGGACCGTCGGTGCGCTCACCCGCGACCAGCGAATCGTCGCGGCGACGATGGCCGGCGCGGTCTGTCTATGGCTCCTCGGCTCTCTCACCGGCCTCCCCGCCATCGTCCCCGCGGCGCTGGCCGTCGCGGTTCTCGCCCTCCCCGGTATCGAGATTCTGACGGCCGCGGACGCCGCCGACGTGAGTTGGGGCATCCTCTTCGTCGTCGGAGCGATGTTCTCCGTCCTCGACCGGATGGAGGCGACGGGCGCGCTTGGCACCATCGTGGAGGCGGCCACCGGCGCGGTTCCCTTCCACGCGATGCCTCACTGGCAGGGCGCGGCCGTGCTCCTCGGGGTGGCCGTCTGCGTCCGCGCGCTCTTCTCGACGGGGTCGGCCGCGATGCTCGTCGTCCTCCCGGTGGCGCTCCGAATCGGCGGCGAAATCGGACTGAACCGACTGTTCCTCGCGCTCGCCGTCGTCCTCGTCGTCGGTTCGACGACCGTCTTCCCGTTCAACACGACGGCGGTGCTGGTGTCGATGGAGGAGGGTCCCCTCGACGGATTCGACGTGCTGGCGTTCGGCCTCGTGACGATGTTGTATTCCTTGGTCGTCGTCGCCGTCGCGTGGGCCGTCTACTGGCCGGCCGTGACCGCGGCTCTCGGGTGA